A window of the Paenibacillus woosongensis genome harbors these coding sequences:
- a CDS encoding MaoC family dehydratase, which produces MHQWQLTSAPPQRTIITKERIGAFLQGFPAVFRSSVSSVPVTYPITLWQDVELPWLPGDQCGKTIIHGQQALQYFRVLPYNEEIIWQIQLASIRETKGSQGPMQLLDCVMDVRNAHEELILQANTTLLLVDQPKPQRQLQSHTNPATPRLARRTLPSALYGLWDKESSLVPGAVLIDACLGTITGDMLVAYAAASGDYNAIHLDAQKAVEFGLPGRVAHGMLVLGMVGNLLQELQTAHMKLRNLECRFRIPIVEGDTVFAKVIVQSVVPSQPADKGTFIDGDVLNEAEAQNNPVIHCLLEVFIVRPEPDSSCFESNAAAPYTRGQSQRILAYSGSAVYVLV; this is translated from the coding sequence ATGCATCAATGGCAGCTAACTTCAGCACCGCCACAGCGTACAATCATTACCAAGGAACGAATCGGCGCGTTTTTGCAGGGCTTTCCCGCAGTCTTTCGTTCGAGTGTTTCCAGCGTTCCTGTGACGTATCCAATTACGCTGTGGCAGGACGTAGAGCTTCCCTGGCTGCCAGGCGATCAGTGCGGCAAAACTATCATTCACGGCCAGCAGGCACTGCAGTATTTTCGGGTTCTACCCTATAATGAGGAGATCATCTGGCAAATTCAGCTGGCAAGCATACGGGAAACGAAAGGCTCCCAAGGGCCAATGCAATTGCTGGACTGCGTGATGGATGTCAGGAATGCGCATGAGGAACTCATATTACAGGCGAATACCACCCTTCTTCTGGTGGATCAGCCGAAACCCCAGCGGCAGCTCCAATCGCATACCAACCCAGCTACCCCTAGGCTTGCCCGACGTACTTTACCTTCCGCGCTGTACGGCCTATGGGATAAGGAAAGCTCTCTCGTTCCGGGAGCCGTGCTGATCGATGCCTGCCTCGGCACGATAACCGGGGACATGCTTGTCGCTTATGCCGCAGCTTCCGGCGATTACAATGCCATCCATTTGGATGCGCAGAAGGCAGTGGAATTCGGACTGCCCGGCCGGGTGGCTCATGGCATGCTCGTATTAGGCATGGTCGGAAATCTGCTGCAGGAGCTGCAAACCGCGCATATGAAGCTCAGGAATCTGGAATGCCGCTTTCGCATACCTATTGTGGAAGGGGACACCGTGTTCGCCAAGGTTATTGTTCAGTCCGTAGTCCCTTCTCAGCCTGCGGACAAAGGGACTTTCATCGACGGTGATGTCCTCAATGAAGCAGAAGCCCAAAATAATCCGGTTATCCATTGCCTCCTGGAGGTGTTTATCGTTCGGCCTGAGCCTGATTCTTCGTGTTTTGAATCAAATGCAGCTGCTCCTTATACGCGTGGCCAATCGCAGCGCATATTGGCATACAGCGGTTCGGCCGTTTATGTACTCGTCTAA
- a CDS encoding acyl-CoA dehydrogenase family protein, translating into MNFELTEEQKHIQRTVRQFVADELIPLERQLLLNEREGKEGISREQLRALQNKARGLGLWGIETPIRYGGANLGTITSAIVKMELGRTCVPFVLGGEADNILFMCNEKQMERYLYPVIAGERQSCFALTERAAGSDASNIQMSAKRTVGGWILNGEKAFITNGNEADFAIVFAVTNPLTGKNKGITCFLVDREMGWTSEPILTMGGDKSPSLLTFDHVLVPDENVLGEVDHGLTMAMQWISRGRWVVPAIAVGASERLLQMAIDYANERVTFGETLASRQSIQWMIADSAVEVEALKWLVLHTAWRVEKQLDARHHASMSKLYGAGVANQVVDRVLQIYGGMGYSKDLPIERWYREMRVWRIYEGTDEIQRLIIARNLLKGNVEIGHWD; encoded by the coding sequence ATGAATTTTGAACTGACCGAAGAGCAAAAGCATATTCAACGCACCGTACGCCAATTTGTTGCTGATGAGCTCATTCCTTTGGAGCGCCAGCTGCTTCTCAACGAGCGGGAGGGGAAGGAGGGCATCAGCCGGGAGCAGCTTAGGGCGCTTCAGAACAAAGCTAGAGGTCTCGGGCTTTGGGGCATCGAAACGCCGATAAGATATGGAGGAGCCAATCTGGGAACGATCACAAGCGCCATCGTAAAAATGGAGCTGGGCCGCACCTGCGTTCCTTTTGTACTGGGCGGGGAGGCGGATAACATCCTGTTCATGTGCAATGAGAAGCAGATGGAACGGTATCTGTACCCGGTCATTGCCGGGGAAAGACAGTCCTGCTTTGCGCTTACCGAACGGGCAGCCGGGTCGGATGCAAGCAATATCCAAATGTCGGCCAAGCGGACGGTTGGCGGATGGATTTTGAATGGCGAGAAGGCTTTTATTACGAATGGAAACGAGGCGGATTTCGCCATTGTCTTTGCCGTGACCAATCCATTAACCGGCAAGAACAAAGGCATTACCTGTTTTCTTGTCGACCGGGAAATGGGCTGGACGTCGGAACCGATTCTGACGATGGGCGGAGATAAAAGCCCCTCCTTGCTGACGTTTGACCATGTGCTCGTTCCCGATGAAAATGTGCTCGGCGAAGTGGACCACGGGCTCACGATGGCAATGCAGTGGATCAGCAGAGGACGCTGGGTCGTCCCGGCCATTGCGGTCGGGGCGTCGGAGAGGCTGCTGCAGATGGCGATCGATTATGCGAACGAAAGGGTGACCTTTGGCGAAACACTGGCTTCCAGGCAGAGTATTCAATGGATGATTGCCGATTCCGCCGTTGAGGTCGAGGCGCTGAAATGGCTTGTCCTGCATACGGCATGGCGGGTGGAAAAACAGCTTGATGCGCGTCATCATGCCTCCATGTCGAAGTTGTACGGTGCGGGCGTCGCCAACCAAGTCGTTGACAGGGTGCTGCAAATTTACGGCGGCATGGGCTATTCCAAAGATCTGCCGATCGAGCGCTGGTACCGGGAGATGAGAGTATGGCGCATCTATGAGGGCACGGATGAAATTCAGCGGCTCATTATTGCGCGAAATCTGCTGAAAGGAAATGTGGAGATCGGTCATTGGGATTAG
- a CDS encoding glycosyltransferase: MKASIVILAYNQQEIIEACLTSLSRQYLQEGDGFEVILVDNGSTDGTGEMIHQLAVNYPLTYKYIPETAESSRAASRNQGIVSASGDIVIFLDGDQIPGPGFVAEHLRVHKFAEDKLVIGFRRYLEQGAIAGGRGKALFEAGSLPPFEEDERFWLMERFSENAGSLRTAWHLFFSCNISVRRERLIEAGMFNDGFVGWGLEDSELGYRLEQGGGSFIFNKNALAYHVHHPSEFNEARYAGWLANLQHFFSRHPSFEVEAQKILAEFFNPQIRISWWDCYVRFENVVRAYQGYEGGRYPVSIIVVYKHSTEAVNAITSEAAGREVAVIDQTALSDLDLICQSIRQAYDVLYYKHPTERQLVELYRIFAARGIWRQQVFD, encoded by the coding sequence ATGAAGGCTAGCATTGTCATACTGGCCTATAATCAGCAAGAAATTATCGAAGCTTGCCTGACTTCCCTATCCCGCCAATACCTGCAGGAGGGGGACGGCTTCGAGGTCATACTCGTCGATAACGGGTCAACGGATGGCACAGGGGAAATGATTCATCAATTGGCGGTAAATTACCCGCTGACTTATAAATACATTCCTGAGACGGCGGAATCGAGCAGAGCTGCATCCCGTAATCAGGGCATTGTAAGCGCAAGCGGTGATATCGTTATTTTTCTGGATGGGGATCAAATTCCCGGCCCGGGATTCGTCGCCGAGCATTTGCGCGTTCATAAATTTGCGGAGGACAAGCTTGTCATCGGCTTTAGAAGGTATTTGGAGCAAGGAGCGATCGCTGGGGGGCGAGGAAAAGCGCTTTTTGAAGCAGGCAGCTTGCCGCCCTTCGAGGAAGATGAACGGTTTTGGCTGATGGAGCGGTTTTCCGAGAATGCCGGATCGCTCCGAACGGCCTGGCATCTGTTCTTCAGCTGCAATATATCGGTCAGAAGGGAGAGGCTGATCGAAGCCGGCATGTTTAATGACGGTTTCGTGGGCTGGGGACTGGAGGACAGCGAGCTCGGCTACAGGCTGGAGCAGGGAGGCGGTTCATTTATTTTCAACAAAAACGCGCTTGCCTATCATGTGCATCATCCTTCCGAATTCAATGAGGCCCGTTACGCTGGCTGGCTGGCGAATTTGCAGCATTTCTTCTCCCGCCACCCGTCCTTTGAAGTAGAAGCGCAAAAAATCCTGGCGGAATTTTTCAACCCGCAAATCAGAATTTCCTGGTGGGACTGCTACGTAAGGTTCGAAAATGTCGTCCGGGCCTATCAAGGGTATGAGGGGGGCCGTTATCCCGTCAGCATTATCGTGGTTTATAAGCATAGCACCGAAGCGGTCAATGCGATTACTTCCGAGGCAGCAGGCAGGGAAGTCGCCGTGATCGATCAAACCGCATTATCCGATCTCGACCTTATCTGCCAGTCGATCAGGCAAGCTTACGATGTGCTCTACTATAAACACCCTACCGAGAGGCAGCTTGTCGAGCTGTACCGCATATTTGCAGCAAGAGGAATTTGGAGGCAGCAGGTGTTCGATTGA